From Deferrisoma camini S3R1, the proteins below share one genomic window:
- a CDS encoding glycosyltransferase family 2 protein gives MKLVIQIPCHNEEATLPATLEDLPREVEGFDEVEILVIDDGSNDRTAEIARQHGVGHLVRLSARQGLARAFAAGIDEALGLGADVIVNTDGDNQYDGGAVEPLVRPILEGRADMVVGERWGEGVEEFSPVKKGLQKLGSWVVSKVSGLDVGDAASGFRAFSREVAQVLEVRDRFTYTLETLIQAGAQGIKVSTVPVRTNPKTRESRLCPSMWRYVARSAGTVLRAHARHRPGRTAVGLLLLGLAAGRLSRSVPVPDAMGGPLVGLLCLLLSRPCALWTNALLGHRKRTLWRAEASRVEAFTPPGP, from the coding sequence GCTCGTGATCCAGATCCCGTGCCACAACGAGGAGGCAACCCTGCCGGCGACCTTGGAGGACCTACCCCGGGAGGTCGAGGGGTTCGACGAGGTCGAGATCTTGGTCATCGACGACGGGTCCAACGACCGCACGGCCGAGATCGCCCGGCAGCACGGCGTGGGGCACCTCGTGCGGCTTTCGGCTCGTCAGGGGCTGGCCCGGGCGTTTGCCGCAGGCATCGACGAGGCTCTCGGACTCGGGGCCGACGTGATCGTCAATACGGATGGCGACAACCAGTACGACGGCGGAGCGGTCGAGCCCCTCGTCCGACCGATTCTGGAAGGGCGGGCCGACATGGTGGTGGGGGAGCGGTGGGGAGAGGGGGTGGAGGAGTTTTCGCCCGTGAAGAAGGGGCTTCAGAAGCTAGGGTCCTGGGTCGTGTCGAAAGTTTCCGGGCTGGACGTTGGGGATGCCGCGAGCGGGTTTCGGGCCTTTTCGCGCGAGGTGGCGCAGGTCCTCGAAGTGCGGGACCGGTTCACCTACACCTTGGAGACACTCATCCAGGCGGGGGCGCAGGGGATCAAAGTCTCCACGGTGCCGGTGCGGACGAACCCGAAAACCCGGGAATCGCGGTTGTGCCCGAGCATGTGGCGCTACGTGGCCCGATCGGCCGGAACGGTCCTTCGGGCCCACGCGCGGCATCGGCCGGGGCGAACCGCCGTGGGGCTCTTGCTCCTGGGGCTGGCGGCCGGGAGGCTCTCAAGGTCCGTACCAGTGCCCGACGCCATGGGAGGCCCACTGGTCGGGTTGCTCTGTCTGCTTCTTTCCCGCCCATGTGCTCTCTGGACAAACGCTCTTCTCGGACACCGGAAACGGACGCTCTGGCGAGCCGAAGCGTCTCGCGTGGAAGCCTTCACCCCACCAGGTCCTTGA
- a CDS encoding TraB/GumN family protein, whose product MDPQWTRIELEDREVFLLGTAHVSRRSVEAVRRAVAKLEPDRVCVELDPDRLRALRDPDRWRRLDLVKALWKGQGPVLLANLALAAFQKRIGLATDVRPGEELLAAVEEAEARGTAVALVDRPIRLTLLRSWRRTRFWRKLGLFGALVASAFEDAELDEEDLARLRSTDTLSGLLEEMARAAPEAKEVLVDERDRYMAARILGVGGRRVLAVVGAAHVPGIARILREGSDPGDPSRLEELPPRGIVSRALPWVLPAIVLALFAAGFAAGDTAALRQAAWAWVLANGTLAAAGAAAALGHPLTVASAFVAAPLTSLNPTVGAGMVTGLVQAWAQRPRVRDLEGLLDDLAHWKGWWTNRVARVLLVFLFSNLGSALGTFVAFGWLKDLVG is encoded by the coding sequence ATGGATCCCCAATGGACCCGGATCGAACTGGAAGACCGGGAGGTGTTCCTCCTGGGAACCGCCCACGTGTCCCGCCGCTCGGTGGAGGCCGTGCGCCGGGCCGTGGCCAAGCTCGAGCCGGACCGGGTGTGTGTGGAACTCGATCCGGACCGCCTCCGGGCCCTGAGGGATCCGGACCGGTGGCGCCGGCTGGACCTGGTCAAGGCCCTTTGGAAGGGCCAGGGGCCCGTCCTTCTGGCAAACCTCGCCCTGGCCGCGTTCCAGAAGCGGATCGGGCTCGCCACCGACGTGAGGCCTGGGGAGGAGCTTCTGGCCGCCGTGGAGGAGGCCGAGGCCCGGGGGACCGCGGTCGCCCTGGTGGATCGGCCGATCCGGCTCACCCTGCTCCGATCCTGGCGCCGGACCCGATTCTGGCGGAAGCTCGGGCTGTTCGGGGCCTTGGTGGCGAGCGCCTTCGAGGACGCGGAACTGGACGAGGAGGATCTGGCGCGGCTTCGGTCCACCGACACGCTCTCGGGGCTGCTCGAGGAGATGGCCCGGGCCGCGCCCGAGGCCAAGGAGGTGTTGGTGGACGAGCGGGACCGCTACATGGCGGCCCGCATCCTCGGCGTGGGGGGGCGGCGAGTGTTGGCCGTGGTGGGCGCGGCCCACGTGCCGGGCATCGCCCGGATCCTGCGGGAGGGCTCCGACCCGGGGGACCCCTCCCGCCTCGAAGAGCTGCCCCCCCGGGGGATCGTATCCCGAGCGCTTCCCTGGGTGCTCCCCGCGATCGTGCTGGCCCTGTTCGCGGCCGGGTTCGCGGCCGGCGACACGGCCGCCCTCCGGCAGGCGGCTTGGGCCTGGGTGCTCGCGAACGGGACCCTCGCCGCGGCCGGAGCGGCCGCGGCCCTGGGCCACCCGCTGACCGTGGCCTCGGCGTTCGTGGCCGCCCCCCTGACCTCGCTCAACCCCACCGTGGGGGCGGGCATGGTCACCGGCCTGGTGCAGGCCTGGGCCCAGCGCCCCCGGGTCCGGGACCTGGAGGGGCTGCTGGACGACCTGGCCCACTGGAAGGGCTGGTGGACCAACCGGGTGGCCCGGGTGCTCCTGGTGTTCCTCTTCTCCAACCTAGGCAGTGCGCTGGGAACCTTCGTGGCCTTCGGGTGGCTCAAGGACCTGGTGGGGTGA
- a CDS encoding TonB-dependent receptor plug domain-containing protein, giving the protein MADPYRPWARSRLLLWAVALCLLCPPRPARGSETLPEDLTELPLERLMEIRVTTAARKPQSLAETAGPVTVIRGEELVRTGATTLAEALRMVPGVHVGRINANTWALSVRGFDGRWANKLLVMIDGRTVYSPLFSGVFWDAQDVLLEDVERIEVIRGPGAAMWGANAVNGVIHVITKRAADTLGGYVEVGGGAEERGFGAVRYGAELAPGVFGRWWAKGFDRDGGRDPEGGEAPDDWSQVRGGFRLDANRGGAAWTLQGELYRGRSDAVYTVPTEDPDRVETWAEDSVLWGGNLLGRWERDLGAAGRFQVQAYYDRSSRDEPIGRDEREVWDLDLQHRFSLGTRHDVVWGGGVRLTQDRIDGTRVIRFDPPRRTDRLWSAFVQDEIALVPDRFHLLLGLRAEHNDYTGVEWQPDARALWRVTSGHTLWAAVSRAVRTPSRAEADAVMAGYVLGPDNPANPLPVVLRPEFRGDDGFESETVVSWQVGYRARWTGTFSTDLAGFVSRYRHLRTIEPQEFAPDPLHPGWLTGTGAPENRADAVSKGFEAEARWRVVRHWELRLAYTWFLLDIDPGRSTDFSAEFEEGKTPRHQLDLRSFADLPFGWRLDLGLRYVGSLDRRDIPPYWGMDVRLAWEPTEGVELAVVGRDLLEPSHPEFPREDFLRLETSEPERSVYAVVRARF; this is encoded by the coding sequence ATGGCCGACCCGTACCGTCCCTGGGCCCGGAGCCGGCTGCTGCTCTGGGCGGTGGCGCTCTGCCTGCTTTGCCCACCCCGGCCGGCGAGGGGCTCCGAGACCCTGCCCGAGGACCTGACCGAGCTTCCCTTGGAGCGGCTGATGGAGATCCGGGTCACCACGGCGGCCCGAAAGCCCCAGAGCCTGGCCGAGACCGCGGGGCCGGTCACGGTGATCCGGGGGGAGGAGCTGGTGCGCACCGGGGCCACCACCCTGGCCGAGGCCCTGCGCATGGTGCCCGGCGTCCACGTGGGGCGGATCAACGCCAACACCTGGGCGCTCTCGGTGCGGGGGTTCGACGGCCGGTGGGCCAACAAGCTGCTGGTGATGATCGACGGCCGCACCGTGTACTCACCGCTCTTCTCAGGGGTGTTCTGGGACGCCCAGGACGTGCTTCTGGAGGACGTGGAACGGATCGAGGTGATCCGGGGTCCGGGCGCCGCGATGTGGGGGGCCAACGCGGTGAACGGGGTGATCCACGTGATCACGAAGCGGGCGGCCGACACCCTGGGGGGCTACGTGGAGGTGGGGGGCGGTGCCGAGGAGCGGGGATTCGGGGCGGTGCGCTACGGCGCCGAGCTGGCGCCGGGAGTGTTCGGCCGGTGGTGGGCCAAGGGGTTCGACCGGGACGGAGGGCGCGACCCGGAAGGGGGCGAGGCGCCCGACGACTGGAGCCAGGTGCGGGGCGGGTTCCGGCTGGACGCGAACCGGGGCGGGGCCGCCTGGACCCTCCAGGGCGAGCTCTACCGGGGCCGTTCGGACGCGGTGTACACGGTGCCTACCGAGGACCCTGACCGGGTGGAGACCTGGGCCGAGGATTCCGTGCTTTGGGGCGGAAACCTCCTGGGGCGCTGGGAACGGGACCTGGGGGCGGCCGGCCGGTTCCAAGTCCAGGCGTACTACGACCGCTCGTCCCGGGACGAGCCCATCGGCCGGGACGAGCGGGAGGTGTGGGACCTGGACCTCCAGCACCGGTTCTCCCTGGGTACCCGGCACGACGTGGTGTGGGGGGGCGGGGTGCGGCTCACCCAGGACCGGATCGACGGCACCCGGGTCATCCGGTTCGACCCACCCCGCCGCACGGACCGGTTGTGGAGCGCTTTTGTGCAGGACGAGATCGCCCTGGTGCCCGACCGGTTCCACCTCCTCCTGGGCCTGCGGGCCGAGCACAACGACTACACCGGGGTCGAGTGGCAGCCCGATGCCCGGGCGCTTTGGCGGGTGACCTCCGGGCACACCCTGTGGGCCGCCGTGTCCCGGGCTGTGCGCACCCCGAGCCGGGCCGAGGCCGACGCGGTGATGGCCGGGTACGTGCTCGGCCCCGACAACCCCGCCAACCCCCTGCCGGTGGTGCTGCGGCCCGAGTTCCGCGGGGACGACGGATTCGAGAGCGAGACCGTGGTGTCCTGGCAGGTGGGGTACCGGGCCCGGTGGACCGGGACGTTCTCCACCGATCTGGCCGGGTTCGTGAGCCGGTACCGGCATCTCCGGACCATTGAACCCCAGGAGTTCGCCCCGGACCCGCTGCACCCGGGTTGGCTCACGGGTACGGGGGCGCCGGAGAACCGGGCGGACGCCGTGTCCAAGGGGTTCGAGGCCGAGGCTCGGTGGCGGGTGGTCCGCCACTGGGAGCTTCGGCTCGCCTACACCTGGTTCCTCCTCGACATCGACCCGGGGCGCTCCACGGACTTCTCGGCCGAGTTCGAGGAGGGGAAGACCCCCCGCCACCAGCTGGATCTACGGTCCTTCGCGGACCTGCCTTTCGGATGGAGGCTGGACCTGGGGCTCCGGTACGTGGGCAGCCTGGACCGCCGGGACATCCCCCCCTATTGGGGGATGGACGTCCGATTGGCTTGGGAGCCCACCGAAGGGGTCGAGCTCGCCGTGGTGGGCCGGGACCTGCTGGAGCCCTCCCACCCCGAGTTTCCGCGGGAGGATTTCCTCCGCCTCGAGACCTCCGAGCCGGAACGGTCGGTCTACGCGGTGGTCCGGGCGAGGTTTTAG
- a CDS encoding YfiR family protein: MGLRRGWAVLLLLVGCGAAHASDLESRVKAAFVYHFVQLTTWAEGLPDGPLDVCLLGDDPVAEALAALQGKAVGGRGVRTGTCAPGRRCGCEVVYVGRSEAGRLQADLAALGPGVLTVSDIPGFADRGGMIELVKRQGRLRFRIHRGRAARAGLRFDARLLALAEEVLP; encoded by the coding sequence ATGGGGCTGCGAAGGGGGTGGGCGGTCCTTCTGCTGCTCGTCGGATGTGGGGCGGCCCACGCCTCGGACCTGGAGAGCCGCGTGAAGGCGGCCTTCGTGTACCACTTCGTCCAGCTCACCACCTGGGCCGAGGGCCTGCCCGACGGGCCGTTGGACGTCTGTCTGCTGGGTGACGATCCGGTGGCCGAGGCGCTCGCGGCCCTGCAGGGCAAGGCGGTGGGGGGCCGGGGGGTGCGCACCGGAACGTGTGCGCCCGGCCGACGGTGCGGGTGCGAGGTGGTGTACGTGGGACGAAGCGAGGCCGGCCGACTGCAAGCCGACCTGGCCGCCCTGGGCCCTGGCGTGCTCACCGTGAGCGACATCCCGGGGTTCGCCGACCGGGGGGGCATGATCGAGCTGGTGAAACGGCAGGGGAGGCTTCGGTTCCGCATCCACCGGGGCCGGGCCGCCCGGGCCGGCCTGAGGTTCGACGCGCGGCTGCTGGCCCTAGCCGAGGAGGTGCTCCCGTGA
- a CDS encoding ATP-binding protein → MRRWLWDAPIHRKVAGLILGGSLLVVGATSAVFVAWEIRTARRQAVEALEGMATVLAFNAAPAVAFDDPAAARQVLLPLREIPDVEGAVLWTRTGREFARLSCRPGAFQAPGPPTDAGGRFRDGGLEVTRPVVLDADPVGWLWIRSDLASLRTRLARYAAVAGVALAAAVAAALGVAWVLHRLVSDRIRTVAGVVERAASRRDYGGRVRPAGRDEVGVLEAGVNHLLEAVEAREAELRQHRDRLEELVAERTRDLQRAKEEAEHASRAKSRFLALVSHELRTPLNGLLGHLELWSRENPPDEHGRLEQIASAAQTLRALVEDLLDVGRIEAGDLRLDARPFSPLATAREVVEAFRPRAAAKGLSVRFAAGPGVPEAVRGDPLRVRQILWNLLDNAVKFTQRGGVEVRCSAGPGGRGVCFEVEDTGPGIPPEARDRVFRPFEQLEPPDRRRHGGTGLGLTICRDLVALMGGTVRLEEGAGGGARFRVELPLAAEAGGQPGDVRGMRVLVVEDNPMNRDLARAFLESLGCRVEEAPDGETALRAWEGGGFDAVLLDCQMPGMDGFEVARRIRERETALGRDRTWIVACTAYGSPEDRDRCRRAGMDGVVLKPFGAEDLVRALGPARRPADVDPQVVERILSLDAGRGTGLARRVLETYRVEAERLLDELERALSAGDAGGVHDTAHALKSVSLNAGARGVARMCGEVCELAKRGDLEGAAAAAGGLAAGMGAALRALEHAYGRVA, encoded by the coding sequence GTGAGGCGGTGGCTGTGGGATGCTCCGATCCACCGGAAGGTGGCCGGGCTGATCCTCGGAGGGAGCCTGCTGGTGGTGGGGGCGACCTCGGCCGTGTTCGTGGCCTGGGAGATCCGTACCGCCCGCAGGCAGGCCGTCGAGGCCCTGGAGGGGATGGCCACGGTCCTCGCCTTCAACGCGGCCCCTGCCGTTGCCTTCGACGACCCGGCGGCGGCCCGGCAGGTGCTCCTCCCCCTTCGGGAGATCCCGGACGTGGAGGGTGCGGTGCTGTGGACGAGGACCGGCCGCGAGTTCGCCCGGCTGTCGTGCCGGCCCGGGGCGTTTCAGGCGCCCGGGCCTCCGACCGATGCGGGGGGGCGGTTCCGCGACGGGGGGCTGGAGGTGACCCGGCCGGTGGTGCTCGACGCCGATCCGGTGGGGTGGCTGTGGATACGAAGCGACCTGGCGAGCCTGCGCACGAGGCTGGCCAGGTACGCGGCCGTGGCGGGCGTGGCCCTGGCCGCGGCCGTGGCGGCCGCGCTGGGCGTGGCCTGGGTGCTCCACCGGTTGGTTTCGGACCGAATCCGGACCGTGGCCGGCGTGGTGGAACGGGCGGCGAGCCGAAGGGACTACGGGGGACGGGTTCGGCCCGCCGGCCGGGACGAGGTGGGGGTGCTCGAGGCGGGCGTGAACCACCTGCTGGAGGCGGTCGAGGCCCGGGAGGCGGAGCTGCGGCAGCACCGGGATCGGCTCGAGGAGTTGGTGGCCGAGCGGACCCGGGATCTGCAGCGGGCCAAGGAGGAGGCCGAGCATGCCAGCCGGGCCAAGAGCCGGTTCCTCGCCCTGGTGAGCCACGAGCTGCGCACCCCCCTCAACGGTCTCCTGGGGCATCTGGAGTTGTGGTCCCGGGAGAACCCCCCGGACGAGCACGGGCGGTTGGAGCAGATCGCCTCGGCCGCCCAGACCCTGAGGGCCCTGGTGGAGGATCTGCTGGACGTGGGTCGGATCGAGGCGGGGGATCTGCGGCTGGACGCCCGGCCGTTCTCCCCTCTGGCTACGGCCCGGGAGGTGGTGGAGGCGTTCCGGCCCCGGGCGGCGGCCAAGGGGCTGTCCGTGCGCTTCGCCGCCGGGCCCGGGGTGCCCGAGGCCGTGCGGGGGGACCCCCTGCGGGTCCGCCAGATCCTGTGGAACCTGCTGGACAACGCGGTGAAGTTCACGCAGCGGGGCGGGGTGGAGGTGCGGTGCTCGGCCGGGCCCGGGGGCCGGGGGGTGTGCTTCGAGGTGGAGGACACCGGCCCGGGGATCCCGCCGGAGGCCCGGGACCGGGTGTTCCGGCCGTTCGAGCAGCTCGAGCCGCCCGACCGCAGGCGCCACGGGGGAACCGGCCTCGGGCTCACCATCTGCCGGGACCTGGTGGCCTTGATGGGGGGAACCGTTCGGCTGGAGGAGGGGGCCGGCGGTGGCGCCCGGTTCCGGGTCGAGCTTCCCCTGGCGGCCGAGGCGGGGGGGCAGCCGGGGGACGTGCGGGGGATGAGGGTGCTCGTGGTGGAGGACAACCCCATGAACCGGGACCTGGCCCGGGCCTTTCTGGAGAGCCTGGGGTGTCGGGTGGAGGAGGCGCCGGACGGCGAGACCGCCCTTCGGGCCTGGGAGGGCGGGGGCTTCGACGCCGTGCTGCTCGACTGCCAAATGCCCGGGATGGACGGGTTCGAGGTGGCCCGTCGAATTCGGGAGAGGGAAACGGCCCTGGGGCGGGACCGAACGTGGATCGTGGCCTGCACCGCGTACGGCAGTCCCGAGGACCGGGACCGGTGCCGCCGGGCCGGCATGGACGGGGTGGTGCTCAAGCCGTTCGGAGCCGAGGACCTGGTCCGGGCCCTCGGCCCGGCGCGTCGCCCGGCCGACGTGGATCCGCAGGTGGTGGAACGCATCCTGTCCCTGGATGCCGGTCGGGGAACGGGGCTGGCCCGCCGGGTGCTGGAGACCTACCGGGTCGAGGCCGAGCGGCTGCTTGACGAGCTGGAACGGGCGTTGTCCGCGGGGGACGCCGGGGGCGTCCACGACACGGCCCACGCGCTCAAGTCGGTCAGCTTGAACGCCGGGGCCCGGGGGGTGGCCCGGATGTGCGGCGAGGTCTGCGAGCTGGCAAAGAGAGGGGATCTGGAGGGGGCGGCGGCCGCCGCGGGCGGCCTGGCAGCCGGGATGGGGGCGGCGCTCCGGGCCCTGGAACACGCATACGGGAGGGTGGCATGA
- a CDS encoding response regulator, which translates to MTGSEPKARVLVADDDPVDRLLAEEVLAGEGFGVEAAADGAEAWERCVRRVPDLVVLDLLMPRMDGFEVLRRLREEPWGRDVPVLVLTSLDDLDSIARAYGLGATDFATKPANWIVLAQRLRYMLRASRIARDLADAQRVARLGSWVLAPDTGRMAWSEELRRMVGRSGETARSFLEAVPDEDRPRVLALWDTAGSGGEADPVDHALVRPDGTRLWVRHRAVGRPGGGVRGTVQDITREAELERRLRQAEKLEALGTLAGGIAHDFNNLLVPIIGFTDLALAQLPPESPAREGLELVASTARRARDLVRRILAFSRGAEGPRGPVSLRQVVSEVGAVLAGSLPPGVRWVEEVEGEDLRVEGDPAGLHQVLLNLCQNAVHALGEKGGEVRIRAGRRPAPGGGEEVCIEVADTGCGMPPEVRERAFEPFFTTKPVGQGTGLGLSVVHGVVKGMGGRVEVESTPGEGSTFRVFLPPCPDGAAPEPARPGRRVGALSILLVDDEVALLRYGSAVLERAGHRVDACADPREALERIRREPHRYDLVMADRAMPGMSGDALLAAARRLRPDLRTILCTGGAAGTERPETADRVVLKPLAPDEIVAVVEEVVAAQGRGS; encoded by the coding sequence ATGACGGGGAGCGAACCGAAGGCCCGGGTGTTGGTGGCGGACGACGATCCGGTGGACCGGCTGCTGGCCGAGGAGGTGCTCGCGGGCGAGGGGTTCGGGGTGGAGGCGGCCGCCGACGGAGCCGAGGCGTGGGAGCGGTGCGTTCGGCGGGTGCCGGACCTGGTGGTGCTCGACCTGCTGATGCCCCGAATGGACGGGTTCGAGGTGCTCCGGCGCCTGCGGGAGGAGCCCTGGGGGCGCGACGTTCCGGTGCTGGTGTTGACCAGCCTGGACGACCTGGACTCCATCGCCAGGGCCTACGGCCTGGGCGCCACCGATTTCGCCACCAAGCCGGCCAACTGGATCGTTTTGGCCCAGCGCCTGCGCTACATGCTCCGGGCGAGCCGAATCGCCCGGGATCTGGCCGACGCCCAACGGGTGGCCCGGCTGGGGAGCTGGGTGCTCGCGCCCGACACGGGTCGGATGGCCTGGTCGGAGGAGCTTCGGCGGATGGTGGGCCGGTCCGGGGAGACCGCGCGGTCGTTCCTGGAGGCGGTGCCCGACGAGGATCGGCCGCGGGTCCTGGCGTTGTGGGACACCGCTGGCAGCGGTGGGGAGGCCGACCCCGTGGACCACGCCCTCGTCCGGCCCGACGGCACCCGGTTGTGGGTCCGGCATCGGGCCGTGGGCCGGCCGGGAGGGGGCGTCAGGGGCACGGTGCAGGACATCACGCGAGAGGCCGAGCTGGAGCGTCGGCTCCGCCAGGCCGAGAAACTGGAGGCCCTGGGCACGCTGGCCGGGGGGATCGCCCACGATTTCAACAACCTGCTGGTTCCGATCATCGGGTTCACCGATCTGGCCCTGGCCCAGCTCCCGCCGGAGAGCCCGGCCCGGGAGGGGCTCGAGCTCGTGGCCTCCACCGCCCGGCGGGCCCGGGACTTGGTGCGCCGGATCCTGGCGTTCTCCAGGGGAGCCGAGGGCCCCCGGGGACCGGTGAGCCTGCGCCAGGTGGTCTCCGAGGTGGGGGCGGTCCTGGCCGGTTCGTTGCCGCCCGGGGTGCGGTGGGTGGAGGAGGTGGAGGGGGAGGACCTGCGGGTGGAGGGGGACCCGGCCGGCCTGCACCAGGTGCTCCTGAACCTGTGCCAGAACGCGGTCCATGCCCTCGGAGAGAAGGGAGGGGAGGTGCGGATCCGAGCCGGCCGCCGGCCGGCCCCCGGCGGGGGCGAGGAGGTGTGCATCGAGGTGGCCGACACGGGTTGCGGCATGCCCCCGGAGGTGCGCGAACGGGCCTTCGAGCCCTTCTTCACCACCAAGCCGGTGGGGCAGGGCACGGGCCTGGGACTCAGCGTGGTCCACGGTGTGGTGAAGGGGATGGGGGGGCGGGTGGAGGTGGAGAGCACCCCGGGCGAAGGGTCCACGTTCCGGGTGTTCCTGCCGCCGTGCCCGGACGGGGCGGCGCCTGAGCCGGCCCGGCCCGGCCGCCGGGTCGGGGCCCTCTCCATCCTGTTGGTGGACGACGAGGTGGCCCTTCTGCGCTATGGCAGCGCCGTGCTGGAGCGGGCCGGCCACCGGGTGGACGCGTGTGCCGACCCGCGGGAGGCCCTGGAGCGGATCCGGCGGGAGCCCCACCGGTACGACTTGGTGATGGCCGACCGGGCCATGCCCGGGATGAGCGGGGATGCGCTCCTGGCCGCGGCTCGCAGGCTGCGCCCCGACCTGCGCACGATCCTGTGCACGGGCGGCGCCGCCGGCACCGAACGGCCCGAGACGGCCGACCGGGTGGTGCTCAAGCCCCTCGCCCCCGACGAGATCGTGGCCGTGGTGGAGGAGGTGGTGGCGGCCCAAGGCCGGGGCTCTTGA
- the purN gene encoding phosphoribosylglycinamide formyltransferase, producing the protein MSLRLGVLVSGSGSNLQAILDASREGRLDAEVRVVVSDTPDAYGLERARRAGVPARVVPWDPGRPRQEHDRAVVEVLRAHGVDTVALAGYMRLVTGELLAAFPGRVVNIHPALLPAFPGLHVHEKVLAHGAKFSGCTVHFVDEGTDTGPIICQAVVPVRDDDTPETLAARILREEHRIYPQALQYLAEGRLRVEGRRVFLDPPSPGSGTLHNPSVRF; encoded by the coding sequence ATGAGCCTGCGGCTCGGGGTGCTGGTTTCGGGCAGCGGCTCGAACCTCCAGGCCATCCTGGACGCGAGCCGCGAAGGCCGGCTGGACGCCGAGGTCCGGGTGGTGGTGAGCGACACCCCCGACGCCTACGGCCTGGAGCGGGCCCGCCGGGCCGGCGTGCCGGCCCGGGTGGTGCCGTGGGATCCCGGCCGGCCCCGTCAGGAGCACGATCGGGCGGTGGTCGAGGTGCTGCGCGCCCACGGGGTGGACACCGTGGCCCTGGCCGGGTACATGCGCCTCGTCACCGGCGAACTGCTGGCCGCGTTCCCCGGCCGGGTCGTGAACATCCATCCGGCCCTGCTGCCGGCGTTCCCGGGGTTGCACGTGCACGAGAAGGTGCTGGCCCACGGGGCCAAGTTCTCGGGGTGCACGGTCCACTTCGTGGACGAGGGCACCGACACCGGTCCCATCATCTGCCAGGCCGTGGTGCCCGTACGCGACGACGACACCCCGGAGACGCTCGCCGCCCGGATCCTCCGGGAGGAGCACCGGATCTACCCCCAGGCCCTCCAGTACCTGGCCGAGGGGCGCCTGCGGGTGGAAGGCCGGCGGGTGTTCCTGGACCCGCCAAGCCCGGGCTCGGGCACCCTCCACAACCCCAGCGTCCGGTTTTGA
- the purM gene encoding phosphoribosylformylglycinamidine cyclo-ligase yields the protein MKKPLTYRDAGVDIDAAAGLVDRIREFVKPTLRPEVMSDVGGFGAAVSLAEFPLENPVLVSSTDGVGTKLRIAFQTGVHDTVGIDLVAMCANDVVVQGAEPLFFLDYFATGRLEPGVAEAVIRGIAAGCQEARCSLVGGETAELPGMYPEGEYDLAGFCVGVVDRDRMIDGSSITVGDRIVGLGSTGLHSNGYSLARKILLDGGRFGLDHVFPELGKPLGEVLLTPTRIYVRTVLNLIRDFTVKGMAHITGGGIPENLPRILPHGCRAVVDRGAWEMPALFRLLQELGPVPEEEMYRTFNCGVGLVVIVPPEEEEETLARLEALGETAWVIGTIEERAEDQSPLEWAA from the coding sequence GTGAAGAAGCCCCTGACCTACCGGGATGCGGGAGTGGACATCGACGCGGCCGCCGGCCTGGTGGACCGGATCCGCGAGTTCGTGAAGCCCACCCTCCGGCCCGAGGTGATGAGCGACGTGGGTGGGTTCGGCGCGGCCGTCTCCCTGGCCGAGTTCCCGCTGGAGAACCCCGTGCTCGTGAGCTCCACGGACGGGGTGGGCACCAAGCTGAGGATCGCGTTCCAGACCGGGGTCCACGACACCGTGGGCATCGACCTGGTGGCCATGTGCGCCAACGACGTGGTGGTCCAGGGAGCGGAGCCCCTGTTCTTTCTGGACTACTTCGCCACGGGCCGGCTGGAGCCGGGCGTGGCCGAGGCCGTGATCCGGGGCATCGCGGCGGGCTGCCAGGAGGCCCGGTGCAGCCTGGTGGGGGGTGAGACCGCGGAACTGCCGGGCATGTACCCCGAAGGGGAGTACGACCTGGCCGGCTTCTGCGTGGGCGTGGTGGACCGGGACCGGATGATCGACGGGTCGAGCATCACGGTAGGGGACCGGATCGTGGGGCTGGGCTCCACGGGGCTCCACAGCAACGGGTACTCGCTGGCCCGCAAGATCCTCCTCGATGGGGGTCGGTTCGGACTGGACCACGTGTTCCCCGAACTGGGAAAGCCCTTGGGGGAGGTGCTCCTCACCCCCACCCGGATCTATGTGCGCACCGTGCTGAACCTGATCCGGGACTTCACCGTGAAGGGCATGGCCCACATCACGGGAGGGGGCATCCCCGAGAACCTGCCCCGCATTCTCCCCCACGGATGCCGGGCCGTGGTGGACCGGGGCGCCTGGGAGATGCCCGCGCTGTTCCGGCTGCTCCAGGAGCTGGGCCCCGTGCCGGAAGAGGAGATGTACCGCACGTTCAACTGCGGCGTGGGCCTGGTGGTGATCGTGCCCCCCGAGGAGGAGGAGGAGACCCTGGCCCGTCTCGAGGCCCTGGGCGAGACCGCGTGGGTCATCGGCACCATCGAGGAGCGGGCCGAGGATCAGTCCCCCCTGGAGTGGGCCGCATGA